GGCTTCGTCACCGCCTTCTACGAACCCGATATCGACGTGTCGGAGCAGCCGGACGAAATTTTCCGTTTTCCGTTCTACCGGCGTCCGGACGATCTGATTGATCTCGATGACGCCAATCGCCCCGCCGAGCTCGACAAGGCCTATGTTTTCGGCCGTCTGCATGACGACCGCGTCGCTGCCTATCCGGACCGCCGCGCCATCGATCAGGGTTTTCTCGAAGGCCGCGGCCTCGAAATCGCCTGGGCGAAGTCGAAGGTCGATGTCTTCTTCGTGCATGTGCAAGGTGCTGCCCGCCTGCGTTATGAGGATGGTCGTATCGGCCGCATCACCTATGCCGCGAAGGCCGGCCATGCTTTCTCGGCGATCGGCAAGCTACTCATCGAGCGCGGCGAGATCGATCGGGCGGAGATTTCGATGCAGGCGATCCGTGCCTGGCTGGCGCGCAATCCCGAGCGCGTCGACGAAGTATTATGGCATAACCGCTCTTATATTTTCTTCCGTGATGCACCGGTTGCCGACCCGCAGGCAGGTCCGATCGCGGCTGCCAAGGTGCCGCTTCTCGCTGGGCGAGCGCTTGCGGTCGACCGGATGATTCATACTTTCGGCTTTCCTTTTTTCATTCGCGCCGAAAGCCTCACCCATCTCGACCAGGGTCGCCCGTTCCGCCGGCTGATGCTGGCGCTCGATACCGGCTCGGCGATTATCGGGCCGGCGCGGGGTGATATCTTCACCGGCTCGGGAGACATGGCCGGGGAAAGCGCCGGCACCGTCCGCAACGAGGCCGATTTCACCATCCTCATTCCCAATGCCGCCGCCGGAAGATTCGACTGATGGCCAGGGACCGCAAGCTGAGCGCGGATGAGAGGATCCTCTGGGGGAAGGTTGCCCGCAGCACGCGGCCGATGCCCGGCAAGGCGGGGGCGTTGACCGAACTCGACGCCTTTCTTGCCGAGGCCGAGGCGGCGGCCGAACGGGAACAGGAAAAGCAGACGCCCGCCACACCCACGCCGCTGCAGGCGACAGCACCGTCAACGGCGAAGCCATCGGCCGGGGTGCATCATCCGCTGGAGAAGCCGGTCAAGCGGAAGATCGCCAAGGGCCGGCTGGCGCTCGAAGCGCGGATCGACCTGCACGGGTTGGTGCAGAGCCAGGCTCATGCCATCCTTCTCGATTTCCTGATCCGCGCCCATGAGCGCGGCATGCGCCATGTGCTGGTCATTACGGGCAAGGGCAGCTCGATGGGCAGCGAGGGCGCACTGAAGCGGGCCGTGCCTCTCTGGTTTTCGAAGCCGGAATTCCGCTACCTGATCTCCTCCTATGAGTCGGCCGCACAGCATCATGGCGGTGAGGGCGCGCTCTACATTCGCCTATCGCGGCGGCATGGGGAAAGGCCATGACACCCTTCGGAGAGGCGGTTCGCAGGCTGAGAGCGCGCAAGGGCGTCTCGCAAAAGGAGATGGCGGAAGCACTGAATGTCTCCCCCGCCTATCTCTCGGCGCTCGAACATGGAAAGCGTGGTTTGCCGACATTCGATCTGCTGCAGCGCATCGCCGGCTATTTCAACATCATCTGGGATGAGGCCGAGGAACTGTTCTTGCTCGCCCGCTCGTCCGACCCGCGCGTCGTGATTGATACCTCCGGACTGCCCCCCGAATATACCGAATTTGCCAACCGGCTGGCTCGGCGGATTCGCAACCTTGACAGCGCGGAGATAGGCCGGCTATCGGCTCTTCTTGAAAATGGCGGCAAAGGCGACGGAAAAGCGTCATAATCCCCTGTTTTATGCCTTGTTTTAGGGGCTTGCCATTGGGAAGTGGGTTCAAAAAACCTATATACGAGAGTGAAGAAAGCCGGTGATTCGCAAGGCGCGCCGCAGCTTTACGACAACAGGGAAAATCTCGACAGAATGAGCGATACATCCGCGACGGAAAACGGCGTAAGCACCGAATATGGCGCAGATTCCATCAAGGTTCTGAAGGGCCTCGATGCCGTGCGCAAACGCCCCGGCATGTATATCGGCGATACCGACGACGGCTCCGGCCTGCATCACATGGTCTATGAAGTCGTCGATAACGCGATCGACGAAGCGCTTGCCGGCCATGCTGACATCGTCACGGTGACCCTCAATTCGGATGGCTCGGTGACCGTCACCGACAATGGTCGCGGCATCCCGACGGACATCCACACCGGCGAAGGCGTGTCGGCCGCCGAAGTCATCATGACGCAGCTTCATGCCGGCGGTAAGTTCGACCAGAATTCCTACAAGGTTTCCGGTGGCCTGCACGGCGTCGGCGTCTCCGTCGTCAACGCGCTGTCCGTCTGGTTGAAGTTGAAGATCCGCCGTCACGACAAGATCCATGAAATGAGCTTCACCCATGGCGTGGCCGATGCTCCGCTGAAGGTTACGGGCGACGCGCCGAATGAAACCGGCACGGAAGTGAGCTTCATGCCGAGCACCGGCACCTTCACCATGACGGAGTTCGACTACGGCACGCTGGAGCATCGCCTTCGTGAGCTCGCCTTCCTGAATTCAGGCGTCCGCATCCTGCTGACCGACAAGCGCCATTCCGATATCAAGCAGGAAGAGCTGCGTTATGACGGTGGCCTCGAGGCTTTCGTCGCTTATCTGGACCGCGCCAAGAAGTCGCTCGTCGACAAGCCGGTTGCCATCCACGGCGAAAAGGACGGCATCACCGTCGAAGTCGCGATGTGGTGGAACGACAGCTATCATGAGAACGTGCTCTGCTTCACCAACAACATCCCTCAGCGCGACGGCGGCACGCATATGGCCGGCTTCCGCGCGGCGCTGACGCGCCAGGTCGTTTCCTATGCCGACAGTTCCGGCATCACCAAAAGGGAAAAGGTAACGCTGCAGGGCGAAGATTGCCGCGAAGGCTTGACGGCGGTTCTGTCGGTCAAAGTGCCGGATCCGAAATTCTCCTCGCAGACCAAGGATAAGCTCGTTTCCTCGGAAGTCCGTCCTGTTGTCGAAAGTCTCGTCAACGAGGCGTTGAGCACCTGGTTCGAAGAACATCCGAGCGAAGCCAAAATCCTCGTGGGTAAGGTCGTCGAGGCAGCCGCCGCACGCGAAGCGGCCCGCAAGGCACGCGAGTTGACCCGCCGCAAGGGCGCACTCGATATCGCTTCGCTGCCGGGCAAGCTTGCTGACTGCTCCGAGCGCGATCCGACAAAATCCGAAGTCTTCCTCGTCGAGGGCGATTCTGCCGGCGGTTCGGCCAAGCAGGGCCGCTCGCGCGAGAACCAGGCGATCCTGCCGCTGCGCGGCAAGATCCTGAACGTCGAACGTGCCCGTTTCGACAAGATGCTGTCGAGCCAGGAAATCGGCACATTGATCACAGCGCTCGGTACCGGCATCGGCAAGGACGAGTTCAATGTCGAAAAGCTGCGCTACCACAAGATCATCATCATGACCGACGCCGATGTCGACGGCGCCCATATCCGCACCCTGCTGCTGACCTTCTTCTTCCGCCAGATGCCGCAACTGATCGAGCGCGGTCATCTCTATATCGCCCAGCCGCCGCTCTATAAGGTCTCGCGCGGCAAGTCGGTGCAGTATCTGAAGGACGAGAAGGCGCTGGAAGAATATCTCATCAGCCAGGGCCTGGAAGATGCTTCGCTGAGGCTCGGCAGCGGCGAAGTTCGCGCCGGCCAGGATCTGCGCGAGGTCATCCTCGATGCTCTGCGTATGCGCGCGCTGCTCGACAATCTCCATTCGCGCTACAATCGTTCCGCCGTCGAACAAGCGGCCATTGCCGGCGCCCTCAATGCCGAGCTCGCCAGCGACCCGGCCAGAGCGCTGGCGCTGGCAAACGAAGTGGCTGGGCGCCTCGACATCATCGCCGAGGAAACCGAGCGCGGCTGGCGGGGCGATGTGACAACCGATGGCGGTCTGCGCCTCGAGCGCATGGTCCGCGGCGTCAAGGAACTCGTCGTGCTCGACATGGCCCTGATCGGTTCCTCGGATGCCCGTCACATCGACCAGCTGACGGCACGCCTCAAGGAAATCTATCAGACGCCGCCGTCGCTGCATCGCCGCGAAGGCGACGTCGAAATCTCCGGCCCGCGTGCCCTGCTCGACGCGATCTTCGCAAGCGGGCGCAAGGGTCTCACCATGCAGCGCTACAAGGGTCTTGGCGAGATGAATGCCGAGCAGCTCTGGGAAACGACGCTCGATCCGAACGTTCGCTCGCTGCTGCAGGTCAGGGTCAACGACGCCACTGACGCCGATGGTCTCTTCGCCCGCCTGATGGGTGACGAAGTCGAGCCGCGGCGCGAATTCATCCAGGAGAATGCGCTGAGCGTTGCAAACCTCGATATCTAATTGATATTTCAAAAATAAATGGCCCCGCTATCTTTAGGATGGCGGGGCATTCGTTTGCCCGATATCTGCTTGGCCTTTGGCTTCGCTCAATTCGCGACGAAGCGGCCGTTGAAGGCGACCTCGGAGAGCGGCTTGCGCTGGCTGGGGAATTCGCGGGCCTGATTGCGTTCGGAAAGAACGCTCTTATCGGCCAGCCGGCCGACGGCGACGCCTGCTTCGACCCGGTAGCCCTCGGGAATGGCGAAAGCCTGCCTGATCTCCTCATGCTTGATGCCGCCCATGCCATGGGCATAAAGGCCGGAGAGGCGCGCCTGGATTGCCAGATGCCCCCATGCCGCACCGGCATCGAAGGAATGGGTGTAGCTCGGCTTTTCCTCAGCCGAGCCGGCAGCCCCGGTGAAGGCGCGCGACACGACGAAGATCAGCGCCGATGCATGCTTGGCCCATTCCTGGTTGGAATCGTTGAGCAAAGCGACGAATTTCTCCCAATGC
This Rhizobium brockwellii DNA region includes the following protein-coding sequences:
- the mltA gene encoding murein transglycosylase A, whose amino-acid sequence is MSDHASDFVLQAISFDTLEGWKDDDPSGLFEVMRSCRRQITDVKPYRTGSLGLSSEDLLPLLAAAEDFTPSSPASARAFFETHCRPFLIRRTDGNSGFVTAFYEPDIDVSEQPDEIFRFPFYRRPDDLIDLDDANRPAELDKAYVFGRLHDDRVAAYPDRRAIDQGFLEGRGLEIAWAKSKVDVFFVHVQGAARLRYEDGRIGRITYAAKAGHAFSAIGKLLIERGEIDRAEISMQAIRAWLARNPERVDEVLWHNRSYIFFRDAPVADPQAGPIAAAKVPLLAGRALAVDRMIHTFGFPFFIRAESLTHLDQGRPFRRLMLALDTGSAIIGPARGDIFTGSGDMAGESAGTVRNEADFTILIPNAAAGRFD
- the gyrB gene encoding DNA topoisomerase (ATP-hydrolyzing) subunit B, yielding MSDTSATENGVSTEYGADSIKVLKGLDAVRKRPGMYIGDTDDGSGLHHMVYEVVDNAIDEALAGHADIVTVTLNSDGSVTVTDNGRGIPTDIHTGEGVSAAEVIMTQLHAGGKFDQNSYKVSGGLHGVGVSVVNALSVWLKLKIRRHDKIHEMSFTHGVADAPLKVTGDAPNETGTEVSFMPSTGTFTMTEFDYGTLEHRLRELAFLNSGVRILLTDKRHSDIKQEELRYDGGLEAFVAYLDRAKKSLVDKPVAIHGEKDGITVEVAMWWNDSYHENVLCFTNNIPQRDGGTHMAGFRAALTRQVVSYADSSGITKREKVTLQGEDCREGLTAVLSVKVPDPKFSSQTKDKLVSSEVRPVVESLVNEALSTWFEEHPSEAKILVGKVVEAAAAREAARKARELTRRKGALDIASLPGKLADCSERDPTKSEVFLVEGDSAGGSAKQGRSRENQAILPLRGKILNVERARFDKMLSSQEIGTLITALGTGIGKDEFNVEKLRYHKIIIMTDADVDGAHIRTLLLTFFFRQMPQLIERGHLYIAQPPLYKVSRGKSVQYLKDEKALEEYLISQGLEDASLRLGSGEVRAGQDLREVILDALRMRALLDNLHSRYNRSAVEQAAIAGALNAELASDPARALALANEVAGRLDIIAEETERGWRGDVTTDGGLRLERMVRGVKELVVLDMALIGSSDARHIDQLTARLKEIYQTPPSLHRREGDVEISGPRALLDAIFASGRKGLTMQRYKGLGEMNAEQLWETTLDPNVRSLLQVRVNDATDADGLFARLMGDEVEPRREFIQENALSVANLDI
- a CDS encoding Smr/MutS family protein produces the protein MARDRKLSADERILWGKVARSTRPMPGKAGALTELDAFLAEAEAAAEREQEKQTPATPTPLQATAPSTAKPSAGVHHPLEKPVKRKIAKGRLALEARIDLHGLVQSQAHAILLDFLIRAHERGMRHVLVITGKGSSMGSEGALKRAVPLWFSKPEFRYLISSYESAAQHHGGEGALYIRLSRRHGERP
- a CDS encoding helix-turn-helix domain-containing protein, with the translated sequence MTPFGEAVRRLRARKGVSQKEMAEALNVSPAYLSALEHGKRGLPTFDLLQRIAGYFNIIWDEAEELFLLARSSDPRVVIDTSGLPPEYTEFANRLARRIRNLDSAEIGRLSALLENGGKGDGKAS
- a CDS encoding nitroreductase family protein gives rise to the protein MTKSNSRESEYPIDSMFLDRWSPRAFTGEIIEEAQLLSLLDAAHWAPSSANHQPWRFVYGLKGSEHWEKFVALLNDSNQEWAKHASALIFVVSRAFTGAAGSAEEKPSYTHSFDAGAAWGHLAIQARLSGLYAHGMGGIKHEEIRQAFAIPEGYRVEAGVAVGRLADKSVLSERNQAREFPSQRKPLSEVAFNGRFVAN